Proteins encoded within one genomic window of Halocatena marina:
- a CDS encoding 6-pyruvoyl tetrahydropterin synthase family protein has protein sequence MSLKRRSTDSLQNARERTLEVGADRPIRISSGHRILHHDGKCSRPHGHNYEISVKVTGILTDKGWIVDKGDITSIISRWDHRFLLEEGDPLINAFEQSGDGDSIVVLEHPPTAEVMSVLLEKRLLDELPDTVSEVSVQVRETSELCAGATY, from the coding sequence ATGTCTTTGAAACGGCGCTCCACAGATTCTCTCCAAAACGCTAGGGAACGGACTCTTGAGGTAGGGGCAGATCGACCAATCCGTATTAGTTCGGGTCATCGAATCCTCCATCACGATGGGAAGTGTAGCCGTCCACACGGTCACAATTACGAGATTTCGGTAAAAGTCACGGGTATACTTACCGACAAGGGCTGGATCGTTGATAAAGGAGATATTACTTCGATCATATCTAGGTGGGACCATCGATTCCTTCTTGAAGAAGGTGACCCTCTCATCAACGCTTTCGAACAAAGTGGTGATGGTGATAGTATCGTGGTCCTCGAACATCCCCCGACTGCAGAAGTGATGAGTGTACTTCTGGAGAAGCGGCTTTTAGATGAGCTACCTGATACTGTCTCCGAGGTCTCGGTTCAGGTACGCGAAACGTCTGAACTCTGCGCTGGAGCAACATACTGA